A portion of the Meriones unguiculatus strain TT.TT164.6M chromosome 11, Bangor_MerUng_6.1, whole genome shotgun sequence genome contains these proteins:
- the LOC110552161 gene encoding olfactory receptor 2T29-like — MDITSWRSNYTGQSDFILLGLFTQSKHPALLAVVIFVVFLLALSGNALLILLILSDTHLHTPMYFFISQLSLMDMMYISVTVPKMLMDQVLGSHRISAAACGMQMFLYVTLAGSEFFLLAAMSYDRYVAICHPLRYPVLMNYKVCLLLMSVCWLLGSLDGFMFTPVTMTFPFCGSREIHHFFCEVPAVTKLSCSDTWLYETLMYLCCVLMLLIPVTVISSSYSAILLTVVRMNSAEGRRKALATCSSHMTVVILFYGAAVYTYMLPASFHTPEKDMVVSVFYTILTPLLNPLIYSLRNKNVTDAMKKILGMKSFKNL, encoded by the coding sequence ATGGACATCACCTCCTGGAGGAGCAACTACACTGGACAGTCAGATTTCATCCTGTTGGGACTCTTCACTCAATCCAAACACCCTGCCTTGCTTGCTGTGGTCATTTTTGTGGTTTTCCTGCTGGCCCTGTCTGGGAACGCCCTCCtgatcctcctcatcctctctgaCACCCACCTCCACACACCCATGTACTTTTTCATCAGCCAGCTGTCCCTCATGGACATGATGTACATTTCTGTCACTGTGCCCAAGATGCTCATGGACCAGGTCCTGGGGAGCCACAGAATCTCAGCTGCTGCCTGTGGGATGCAGATGTTCCTCTATGTGACATTAGCAGGTTCTGAATTTTtccttctggctgccatgtcttatgaccgctatgtggccatctgccaCCCACTCCGTTATCCTGTCCTCATGAACTATAAGGTGTGCCTCCTCCTGATGTCTGTCTGTTGGCTCCTGGGATCCTTGGACGGATTCATGTTCACTCCTGTCACCATGACCTTCCCATTCTGTGGGTCCAGGGAGATCCACCACTTCTTCTGTGAGGTCCCTGCTGTGACAAAGCTCTCCTGCTCAGACACCTGGCTCTATGAGACTCTCATGTACCTGTGCTGTGTGCTCATGCTTCTCATCCCTGTGACAGTCATTTCCAGCTCCTATTCAGCCATCCTCCTCACTGTTGTCAGGATGAACTCAGCAGAGGGCAGGAGGAAGGCCCTTGCCACCTGCTCCTCCCACATGACTGTGGTCATCCTCTTCTATGGCGCTGCTGTCTACACCTACAtgctccctgcctccttccacaCCCCTGAGAAGGACATGGTGGTGTCTGTGTTTTACACGATTCTCACCCCTCTGTTGAACCCACTAATCTATAGTCTTAGGAATAAGAATGTCACAGATGCTATGAAGAAAATTTTGGGtatgaaatcttttaaaaatctctaa